A genomic segment from Gemmatimonadota bacterium encodes:
- the rpiB gene encoding ribose 5-phosphate isomerase B — translation MRIAIGSDHAGFRYKEMFKARLTELGHEVKDFGTDSELPVDYPLFCHPVAAAVANGDTERGIVIGGSGNGEAMVANRVKGVRAALCWNLDSAELGRRHNNANVLSIGERMVSEELAIQILEMWLNTPFDGGRHQRRIDEIDAM, via the coding sequence ATGCGCATCGCAATCGGATCGGACCACGCGGGCTTCCGTTACAAGGAAATGTTCAAGGCACGCCTCACCGAGCTCGGGCATGAAGTGAAGGATTTCGGAACTGACTCAGAGCTGCCGGTGGATTATCCCTTGTTCTGTCATCCTGTCGCCGCTGCCGTTGCGAACGGCGACACGGAGCGAGGAATAGTGATCGGCGGCTCGGGGAACGGCGAGGCGATGGTCGCGAATCGCGTGAAGGGTGTACGCGCCGCTCTCTGCTGGAACCTGGACTCGGCTGAGTTGGGACGACGGCACAACAATGCCAACGTGCTTTCGATCGGCGAGCGGATGGTGTCGGAGGAGCTGGCGATCCAGATACTGGAGATGTGGCTGAATACGCCGTTTGATGGCGGCCGGCATCAGAGGCGGATCGACGAGATCGACGCCATGTAG
- a CDS encoding OsmC family peroxiredoxin → MPTRKASAIWEKGLQNGKGSFKGESGTISGNYSFGSRFESAAGSNPEELLAAAEAACFSMALALGLEKNGTPADKVETSAACTIEKSGDGFKITTMSLVVNAKVPGIDNAKFQQIAEGTREGCPVSQALKGNVNITLTATLN, encoded by the coding sequence ATGCCCACACGCAAGGCAAGCGCGATCTGGGAGAAGGGTCTTCAGAACGGAAAGGGATCGTTCAAGGGCGAAAGCGGAACGATCAGCGGCAACTACTCATTCGGCTCCCGCTTCGAGAGCGCTGCCGGCTCCAACCCCGAAGAGCTACTGGCAGCCGCCGAGGCCGCCTGTTTCTCGATGGCACTCGCCCTGGGCCTCGAGAAGAACGGCACGCCCGCCGACAAGGTAGAGACCAGCGCAGCATGCACCATCGAAAAGTCCGGCGACGGCTTCAAGATCACCACGATGAGCCTGGTGGTCAACGCGAAGGTCCCGGGAATCGACAACGCGAAGTTTCAACAGATCGCCGAAGGCACCAGGGAGGGATGCCCGGTGTCGCAGGCGTTGAAGGGAAACGTGAACATCACGCTGACGGCAACGCTGAATTAA
- a CDS encoding VWA domain-containing protein has product MRFHTYSRFSPEMADAVDLQSLLDKMADFLLQSGFAGGENFNPYWGMTGEDADRSVDALREAILNAMIESGQFTPEMLEALRGNGDEDAQEKLAKFLDELIERLTKEGYLNLEAPPQMPAGHQQVEGKGSLSHAASKSVQFNLTDKGVDFLGYKALRHIMSSLGKSSFGSHDTPYLATGIESDGWSKQYEFGDVLNLDVNETLKRSMARTGSLTVPMDLDYDDLMVHQAEYRSSCATVLMLDTSHSMILYGEDRFTPAKKVALALTHLIRTQFPGDTIRIVLFHDSAEEIPISALARAQVGPYHTNTAEGLKLARRILLSQKKDMRQIVMITDGKPSALTLPNGQIYKNSMGLDMNVVSETLREVADCRRSGIVINTFMLARDRALVEFVKRVSAIAKGKAYFTNTMTLGQFILMDFLRKKTRTVS; this is encoded by the coding sequence ATGCGGTTCCATACATACTCCAGGTTCAGCCCGGAGATGGCCGACGCGGTCGATCTTCAGTCGCTCCTGGATAAGATGGCCGACTTCCTCCTCCAGTCCGGCTTCGCCGGCGGCGAGAATTTCAATCCCTACTGGGGGATGACTGGCGAGGACGCCGACCGCTCCGTGGACGCGTTGCGCGAGGCGATCCTCAACGCGATGATCGAGAGCGGCCAGTTCACGCCGGAGATGCTCGAAGCTCTGCGCGGCAACGGCGACGAGGACGCGCAGGAAAAGCTCGCGAAGTTCCTGGACGAGCTGATCGAGCGCCTCACAAAAGAAGGCTACCTCAACCTCGAAGCTCCGCCCCAGATGCCGGCCGGCCACCAGCAGGTCGAGGGCAAGGGCAGTCTCTCCCACGCAGCCTCCAAATCGGTCCAGTTCAATCTCACCGACAAGGGCGTCGACTTCCTGGGCTACAAGGCGCTCCGGCACATCATGAGCTCCCTCGGCAAGTCCAGCTTCGGGAGTCACGACACTCCGTATCTGGCCACCGGAATCGAGTCGGACGGATGGAGCAAGCAGTACGAGTTCGGCGACGTCCTGAACCTCGACGTGAACGAGACCCTCAAGCGCTCCATGGCGCGCACGGGCTCGTTGACCGTGCCGATGGATCTGGACTACGACGACCTGATGGTGCACCAGGCCGAGTACCGCTCGTCGTGCGCGACCGTGCTGATGCTGGACACGTCGCACTCGATGATCCTGTACGGCGAGGATCGCTTCACCCCCGCCAAGAAGGTCGCGCTCGCGCTGACGCATCTCATCCGCACCCAGTTTCCCGGCGACACCATCCGCATCGTGCTCTTTCACGATTCGGCGGAAGAGATTCCGATCTCCGCGCTGGCGCGCGCGCAGGTTGGCCCGTACCACACCAACACGGCCGAAGGTCTGAAGCTTGCGCGTCGCATTCTTCTGTCGCAGAAGAAGGACATGCGCCAGATCGTGATGATCACCGACGGAAAGCCGAGTGCCCTGACACTTCCGAACGGTCAGATCTACAAGAATTCGATGGGTCTGGACATGAACGTGGTGTCGGAGACGCTGCGCGAAGTGGCAGACTGCCGCCGATCGGGGATCGTCATCAACACGTTCATGCTGGCGCGCGATCGGGCATTGGTGGAATTCGTGAAGCGCGTATCAGCGATCGCGAAGGGCAAGGCCTACTTCACGAACACGATGACGCTGGGCCAGTTCATCCTGATGGACTTTTTGCGGAAGAAGACGAGAACGGTTTCGTAG
- a CDS encoding MFS transporter translates to MQKAAANNPFRPLKHRNFRIFWGGQTLSLVGTWMQSVGEGWLALQLSNSALMVGVVAGASALPVLLLSLYGGVVADRNDKLKLVRIAQSLLLVQASVLWWFTASNHLTINWLIILATLNGTISAFEIPARQSFIVELVGREDLVDAIALNSAGFNLARVIGPSIAAVVIGTLGPKWCFALNSMSYFAVLTGLFMIQVPKWQRVKTRVSPIEGMLEGFRYMRDTPLVSVLVRVVGVTSVFGMPFLAMMPVVARDVVHAGAAGYGILLACVGLGALIGALSMAALGQHIARGKLYVWSAYGFSAGLMVFSLMSRLLPAAVILVFVGFAMLVMGALANGLLQSIAPDELRGRVVSAYVFVAVGLVPVGSFISGALAHVVGVDWAIGGCAVIVFAHSAWAFAKNPALRTVR, encoded by the coding sequence GTGCAGAAGGCCGCCGCCAACAATCCGTTTCGTCCGCTCAAACATCGGAATTTCCGGATATTCTGGGGCGGGCAGACGTTGTCGCTCGTGGGCACGTGGATGCAGTCGGTGGGCGAGGGGTGGCTTGCGCTGCAACTGTCCAACAGCGCACTGATGGTCGGAGTCGTGGCTGGTGCGTCCGCGCTCCCGGTCCTGTTGCTCTCCCTGTACGGCGGCGTGGTTGCCGATCGGAACGACAAGCTCAAGCTGGTCAGAATCGCGCAATCGCTGCTGCTTGTGCAGGCGTCCGTGCTGTGGTGGTTCACCGCGTCCAACCATCTCACGATCAACTGGCTGATCATCCTCGCGACGCTCAACGGGACCATCAGCGCTTTCGAGATTCCGGCGCGACAGAGCTTCATAGTCGAGCTGGTCGGCCGCGAAGACCTGGTGGATGCGATCGCGCTCAATTCCGCCGGTTTCAACCTGGCGCGCGTTATCGGCCCGTCGATCGCCGCCGTAGTCATCGGCACGCTCGGCCCCAAGTGGTGCTTCGCGCTCAACTCCATGAGCTATTTCGCGGTGCTCACCGGGCTGTTCATGATCCAGGTCCCCAAGTGGCAGCGCGTCAAAACTCGCGTGTCGCCGATCGAGGGAATGCTGGAAGGTTTCCGCTACATGCGCGATACACCGCTGGTGAGCGTGCTGGTACGCGTCGTGGGAGTGACGTCAGTCTTCGGGATGCCGTTTCTCGCCATGATGCCTGTGGTGGCGCGTGACGTCGTGCATGCGGGTGCAGCGGGTTACGGGATTCTGCTCGCCTGCGTAGGACTCGGCGCTCTGATCGGTGCTCTTTCGATGGCGGCACTCGGCCAGCACATCGCTCGGGGGAAGCTGTACGTATGGTCTGCATATGGATTCTCCGCAGGCCTCATGGTCTTTTCGCTGATGAGCAGACTTCTGCCAGCAGCGGTGATCCTCGTGTTCGTAGGATTCGCGATGCTGGTGATGGGCGCGCTGGCGAATGGATTGCTGCAATCCATCGCGCCGGATGAATTGCGGGGCAGAGTGGTGTCCGCGTACGTATTCGTCGCTGTTGGACTGGTGCCGGTGGGATCGTTCATCTCGGGCGCACTGGCGCACGTCGTTGGGGTCGATTGGGCGATCGGCGGATGCGCGGTCATCGTGTTCGCGCATTCGGCATGGGCATTCGCAAAGAATCCGGCCTTGCGGACCGTTCGCTAG